The segment CAGGCGGTTAGTTTAGTGAGCCGAATGAGATAGCTTTTTCATTTTGACAGATAAGAATATAGATTATCGGATTTTCTTAGCCGTGACAGCAAGGAAAGGAGTGCGCAGTTCTATCCCCATTTTTTTCTTATTTATCATTCATTTAAACCTTTTTTCTTTGTTTCATCGACCTAAGTTCCGTCTGCAGTCCTTTTAACAAAGATATGGCCATGAGTATTACAATAAAAGAAAACGGGAACGCTGCGGCTATAACCGTGTTCTGCAGTGCTGTTAATCCTCCCACATATAATAGGACTATGGCTACAGAGGACAGTGCCAGCCCCCAGACGATTTTTATGCTGTTGCCGGGGTTCAGAGATCCATTGGTTGTCTGGATTCCCAACACAAAGGTGGCCGAATCGGCAGAAGTGATAAAGAATGTCAAAATCAGTAAGATAGAGATCAGAGACAATAGAAACGAAAATGGTAAATTAGCAAACATCTGGAAGTTCATTATCTCGATGGCGTACTGTGTCAGATCTACGCCGCTTTGTTGTACAGTGATCGCTGTGGTGCCAAAGGTGGAGAACCATATGCCGCAAAGTACGGTTGGCACAATCATTACACCAATCATAAATTCTCTAATTGTTCTACCACGGGATACTCGGGCGATGAACATTCCAACAAATGGCGACCAGGAAATCCACCATGCCCAATAGAAAATGGTCCAGTCATCCAGCCATGCACGATTATCCGTGCCCAAAGGAGCAGTACGGAAGCTCATTTGAATTATGTTCTGCAGATAATACCCGAAAGACTCCGTGAACAAATTCATAATAAGTAGGGTTGGGCCGATAAGTAATATGCTGACAAATAGCAAGGCTGCTAATACCATGTTAGCATTTGATAAATATTTTATTCCTTTGCTTAAGCCGGACCAGGCAGATATTAAAAATAATACCGTAATGACAGCGATGATGATAAATTGGGTGGCGAAATTTGCTTCCAATCCGAATAGGTATTCAAGTCCAGCATTAATCTGAGCAGCACCAAGTCCCAGCGAGGTTGCCACCCCGAATATGGTTGCAAATGTAGCCAGCACGTCGATTGCCTTTCCAAACGGTCCTTTCATCCTGTCACCGAGTAACGGCTTCAGTGTGGAGGAAATTAAACCGGGCTCTCCTTTCCGAAACTGGAAGAAAGCCAGGGATAGTGCGACTAACCCGTACATAGCCCAGCCATGCAGTCCATAATGGAAAAAGGTGAACATAAGGCCTTCTTTTATTGCCTGATCCGTACCGGGTTCTGATAATGGAGCGTCTGAAAAAGAATGAAGCAGCGGTTCGGCTGCACCATAGAATACAAGACCGATACCTAGTCCCGCAGAGAAAAGCATGGCAATCCATGTCGGGGTGGCGAAATCAGGTCTTTCCTTATCTTTACCCAATCGGATTTTACCGTAAGGACTAAATGCGATAAAGACTGATACAGCGATAAATCCCAGCATAATCCACATGTAATACCAGCCAAAAGTTGTTGACAGGAACGTATTCAGATCTGTTGTAATTCTTTCCGCCACTACAGGAAATAAAGCTCCTAATAATACTGCAATTATTATCAAGGCGGCAGTTATATAAAAGACACTCGAAACTCTTTTCATGCAGATCCCCCCGTAAAGTTGAATTATCTTTACTAAATTATGAGATTAGTATGGCTGATTATTGGGATGGATATACAAATGCCTGTACCGGTTAAACAAAAAATTAAAAAACTCTTTTTTTGTCCAAAATAAATAATCTATTCACTATTATCCTCAAAACCAATACAATGGAAGTTAAGAAATTTTTCGATCGTGCCACCTTTTCACAACTATATTCGATTGTAGTTGGGAGAAGGTGGCATTCATAATGAATTTCCTTCATGTTTTCTAAATTATTTCCATATAAATGTAAAATAAGGTATTCTAAAGAAATAGGAGATTTAGGAGGGTGTTAGGTTGCTGGAAAATGCATTTGTCATGGTTGTGATCATTCTTGTAATAAATATCGTATATGTAACGTTATCAACAATGAGAATGATCCTTACATTAAAGGGGCGCAGATATATAGCTGCGTTTGTTAGCATGTTTGAAATCGTTATGTATGTCCTAGGGCTCGGGCTTGTGCTTGATAATTTAGACCAAGTTCAGAACATTATTGCCTATGCAGTTGGTTTTGGGACTGGTGTAATTATTGGAACAAAAATTGAAGAGAAATTGGCATTAGGCTATATAACCGTAAATGTGGTCTCCTCAAATCCGGATATTGAATTTACGCGCAAACTACGGGATAAGGGCTATGGTGTTACAAGCTGGTTCGCCTATGGAATGGATGGCGACCGTCTGTCCATGCAGATTTTAACACCTAGAAAATATGAGCTTAGACTGTATGAAACCATAAAGACAATTGACCCGAAAGCATTTATTATTTCATACGAACCGAAGCAAATCCATGGTGGCTTCTGGGTGAAGCAGGTACGTAAAGGGAGACTGATGAACCCGAAGAAAGGTAATGCAGGGGCAAGTGCTAGACCTTCAGCACAACCAGGAGCCACAGAGAGGGAAGATTAGGGGGCCTGTCCCGCGCTACGCTACTACATTAACACTTTAAGGCGGACGGACAGACAGGCCCCATAGATGTTTTACCGATTATTATTCTCACTAGGAACTTGATTATTTCGTTCGTTACGATCCAAGGAGACTATTTGATCCATATCTGCCTCACTTAGCTCAAAATCAAAGATATTATAGTTTTCCTTCATACGCGAAGGTGTCACCGTTTTTGGAATCACAACGACATCTGATTGAAGATGCCAGCGAAGAATTACTTGTGCTGGTGTCTTACTATGCTTATCAGCTATTTCTTGAATTACATCATTTTGCATAACTTTGGTACCGTTCATTAATGGACTATATGCCTCCAGTAGAATGCCATGGTCCATGCAAAACTGTTTTAGTTCTTTTTGCTGTAAATAAGGGTGGCACTCGACCTGGTTCACAGCAGGTGTCACTTCACACTCATCCATGATCCGCTTTAGATGTTCGATATCAAAGTTACAGACCCCAATTGCTTTTGTGCGTCCATCTTTATAGATTTTTTCCAATGCTTTATATGTCTCTACATATGTGTCATACTTTGGTGTTGGCCAGTGAATGAGATATAAGTCAACATAATCAAGACCCAGTTTTTCAAGGCTTTCATCAAATGCCTTTAATGTATTTTCATAACCTTGATCTGCATTCGCTAATTTGGTCGTAATAAATAAATCCTCGCGTGGTACATTGCTGCCTGCCAAGGCTTCTCCCACACCATACTCATTACCATAAACTTTAGCAGTGTCTATTAAGCGATATTCAGCTTTCAGTGCTTGTTCTACTGCCTCGGTTACTTCTTCGTTAGGTACTTTCCACACACCATAGCCGAGCTGTGGTATATGAAGTCCATTGTTTAGCGTTTTGTATTGCATGAAATCGCTCCCTTTCTGATGGTATTTCCATTTTATCATATTTTAGAGGGTCTGTTTATCTCGACGAGTCTGTTCATGGTGGGCAGGTCGCATAGAGCAGAGCCCTTAAAGCACGCTTTCCATTTATTCCGAATACATTGCATACAAACGCCCAGTATAGGAGGAAAATGGAATGTATTACAAGTATCGCGAAGACGCACGCTACGCTGAATATGGCCAATTACCAACAGATTTCCCGCCACAGCATCAGGATCAGCAACCTGGTATTGAGTCATTAATGGAGCCGCGACCAATTATAGAGGATCCGTGTTATAAAGGTGCAGAAAAGTTAAAAGATAAGGTAGCAATTATTACTGGTGGGGACAGCGGAATCGGGGCAGCTGCAGCGATTGCTTTTGCCAAAGAGGGAGCGGATGTTGTAATTCCTTATTATTACTCTTACGAAAATGAGGACGCTTATCGGACCAAACATAGAATTGAGCAACTTGGAAGAAAATGTCTCTTAATTATTGGTGACCTGCGCGACGAGAAGCATTGCAAAGATGTGATCAAGCAGACCTTACATTATTTTGGAAAAGTAGATGTTTTGGTGAACCATCATGGTGTACAATTCACACAGGACAGCTTACTTGATATTTCTAAGGAACAAATAGAGGCGACGTTTCAAACAAATGTTTTCGCCTTCTTTTATCTGACGAAGGCGGCTTTACCGTATATGAAAAAAGGAAGCACCATCATCAATACTACCTCCATTACTGCTTATGAAGGTGATGTGCAATTGATCGATTATTCAGCGACCAAAGGAGCGATCGTTTCTTTTACAAGATCCTTGTCGCAAAATATTGTGGACAAAGGAATTAGGGTAAACGCGGTAGCTCCTGGGCCGATCTGGACACCATTAATTCCTGCGAGTTTTTCCGCTGAAGATGTCGCAACCCAGTTTGGCAAAGATGTACCGATGAAACGCGCGGGTCAACCGTTTGAGGTTGCACCAGCTTATGTTTATCTCGCTTCAGCTGATTCTTCCTATGTTACAGGGCAGGTTATTCATGTGAATGGCGGGGCGCCGGTAAGCTCCTAATGGGAAACGATTTACGGTTTTTGATCAAAAACCGAACATTATATTAAAATTATATTAAAATGTTCGATATTTTATTGATTTATATCAGCTGATTTGTTATGATTAATTCAGGCAAACAAATAAATACGTTACCTCATATATTTCCTGAGAATATGGCTCAGAAGTTTCTACCCGGCACCGTAAATGCCGGACTATGGGGGAGGATGAATCATTGCATATGCAATCAATGGTTAAAAGCGTTCTGTCTGGCAGAATCGCCGGTGACTCGTAATTGTAAAACTAATACTTCGAACGGCAAGGTTTATACGTTCTCCGATTAGAGGTCCTTGCTTACACGTTTCGTCACTATCGATTGCTTTTTGGGCAAAGCTAGTCTATTCATCTTCTCTCATATATGAGGGGAGAAGAATAGACTTTTTTATTTATACAAAGAAAGAGGGATTACATGGCTCAAGTTGGTGTCATAATGGGAAGCATTTCAGATTGGGAGACAATGGAGCATACATGCAAGGGATTAGATGAGTTGCATATTCCCTATGAAAAAGAGATTATTTCCGCACATCGTACGCCAGATGAAATGTTCGCCTATGCAAAAGCTGCTCGAGATCGTGGTTTGAAGGTAATCATTGCAGGCGCAGGAGGGGCCGCACATCTACCTGGAATGGTGGCATCTCAAACAACGTTGCCGGTGATCGGCGTTCCGGTTCAGAGCAAAGCGCTAGAGGGTCTGGATTCTCTTCTATCAATTGTGCAAATGCCGGGCGGTGTACCAACTGCGACAGTGGCAATAGGCAAGGCTGGTGCAACAAACGCAGGGCTCCTCGCAGCACAAATAATTGGTGCTTTTGACGGGGATGTAGCAGCAACACTTACAACCTACCGTGAAAATATGCAAGCAAAAGTTTCAGAAATGAGGGATGATCTTGCAAAAAAATAATACTTCCATTTTACCAGGCCAAACAATTGGAATAATCGGTGGCGGCCAGCTTGGGCGCATGATGGCAATTGCAGCAAAATATATGGGTTATTATATAGCTGTGCTTGACCCAACGACTAATTGTCCAGCGTCTCAAGTGGCGGATAAACAAATTACCGCAGCCTACGACGATAAGCAAGCCATAAAGGAACTAACAGAAATGGCAGACGTGGTTACATACGAATTTGAAAATGTGGATTTGACTGCAGCCACTTATATAGAAGAAAAAGGGAAACTGCCTCAGGGGCCATATGCATTAGAAATCACGCAAAACCGGGAAAAAGAAAAGCAGCTAATGAAGGATCTGGGGCTACCAATTCCGGATTTTTCTATTATTACAAATGGTAGAGAGTGCGAAGAGGTGCTAAAAACATTTTCCTTCCCGGCTGTAATTAAGACATGCAGCGGTGGTTATGACGGGAAAGGCCAACTTAAGTTAAAGTCTCAAGCTGACATTCAACAAGCGGTTGATTTTGCGGAAAAAAACAGCCATTGCATTATCGAAGAGTGGGTGACATTTGATAAGGAAATTTCAGTAATCTTCACAAGAGCCAAATCAGGTGAAATCTCATTTTTTCCAATTGCTGAAAATGATCATAAGGATCACATCCTTTATCAAACGCAAGTTCCGGCACGTATTAGCGAAGAAGTTCAGAATAAAGCATACAAAGCTGCGGAAAAGCTTGCTGAGAAAATGAATGTAGTTGGGACGTTTGCG is part of the Virgibacillus sp. NKC19-16 genome and harbors:
- a CDS encoding SDR family oxidoreductase; this encodes MYYKYREDARYAEYGQLPTDFPPQHQDQQPGIESLMEPRPIIEDPCYKGAEKLKDKVAIITGGDSGIGAAAAIAFAKEGADVVIPYYYSYENEDAYRTKHRIEQLGRKCLLIIGDLRDEKHCKDVIKQTLHYFGKVDVLVNHHGVQFTQDSLLDISKEQIEATFQTNVFAFFYLTKAALPYMKKGSTIINTTSITAYEGDVQLIDYSATKGAIVSFTRSLSQNIVDKGIRVNAVAPGPIWTPLIPASFSAEDVATQFGKDVPMKRAGQPFEVAPAYVYLASADSSYVTGQVIHVNGGAPVSS
- a CDS encoding DUF2179 domain-containing protein, encoding MLENAFVMVVIILVINIVYVTLSTMRMILTLKGRRYIAAFVSMFEIVMYVLGLGLVLDNLDQVQNIIAYAVGFGTGVIIGTKIEEKLALGYITVNVVSSNPDIEFTRKLRDKGYGVTSWFAYGMDGDRLSMQILTPRKYELRLYETIKTIDPKAFIISYEPKQIHGGFWVKQVRKGRLMNPKKGNAGASARPSAQPGATERED
- a CDS encoding aldo/keto reductase; protein product: MQYKTLNNGLHIPQLGYGVWKVPNEEVTEAVEQALKAEYRLIDTAKVYGNEYGVGEALAGSNVPREDLFITTKLANADQGYENTLKAFDESLEKLGLDYVDLYLIHWPTPKYDTYVETYKALEKIYKDGRTKAIGVCNFDIEHLKRIMDECEVTPAVNQVECHPYLQQKELKQFCMDHGILLEAYSPLMNGTKVMQNDVIQEIADKHSKTPAQVILRWHLQSDVVVIPKTVTPSRMKENYNIFDFELSEADMDQIVSLDRNERNNQVPSENNNR
- the purE gene encoding 5-(carboxyamino)imidazole ribonucleotide mutase is translated as MAQVGVIMGSISDWETMEHTCKGLDELHIPYEKEIISAHRTPDEMFAYAKAARDRGLKVIIAGAGGAAHLPGMVASQTTLPVIGVPVQSKALEGLDSLLSIVQMPGGVPTATVAIGKAGATNAGLLAAQIIGAFDGDVAATLTTYRENMQAKVSEMRDDLAKK
- the purK gene encoding 5-(carboxyamino)imidazole ribonucleotide synthase, translated to MQKNNTSILPGQTIGIIGGGQLGRMMAIAAKYMGYYIAVLDPTTNCPASQVADKQITAAYDDKQAIKELTEMADVVTYEFENVDLTAATYIEEKGKLPQGPYALEITQNREKEKQLMKDLGLPIPDFSIITNGRECEEVLKTFSFPAVIKTCSGGYDGKGQLKLKSQADIQQAVDFAEKNSHCIIEEWVTFDKEISVIFTRAKSGEISFFPIAENDHKDHILYQTQVPARISEEVQNKAYKAAEKLAEKMNVVGTFAIEIFVQGEDIFLNEMAPRPHNSGHYTIEACNISQFAQHIRAIAGLPLAPIKLLEPAAMINILGEDLDGVLRALPKMEDGFVHLYGKVEAKTKRKMGHTTFIAETQEEIKQQISRFEEAKR
- a CDS encoding glycine betaine uptake BCCT transporter → MKRVSSVFYITAALIIIAVLLGALFPVVAERITTDLNTFLSTTFGWYYMWIMLGFIAVSVFIAFSPYGKIRLGKDKERPDFATPTWIAMLFSAGLGIGLVFYGAAEPLLHSFSDAPLSEPGTDQAIKEGLMFTFFHYGLHGWAMYGLVALSLAFFQFRKGEPGLISSTLKPLLGDRMKGPFGKAIDVLATFATIFGVATSLGLGAAQINAGLEYLFGLEANFATQFIIIAVITVLFLISAWSGLSKGIKYLSNANMVLAALLFVSILLIGPTLLIMNLFTESFGYYLQNIIQMSFRTAPLGTDNRAWLDDWTIFYWAWWISWSPFVGMFIARVSRGRTIREFMIGVMIVPTVLCGIWFSTFGTTAITVQQSGVDLTQYAIEIMNFQMFANLPFSFLLSLISILLILTFFITSADSATFVLGIQTTNGSLNPGNSIKIVWGLALSSVAIVLLYVGGLTALQNTVIAAAFPFSFIVILMAISLLKGLQTELRSMKQRKKV